One Bufo gargarizans isolate SCDJY-AF-19 chromosome 3, ASM1485885v1, whole genome shotgun sequence DNA segment encodes these proteins:
- the LOC122933030 gene encoding protein kinase C theta type-like codes for MAIKMITKKGDNEDALMRERRILLAARDCPFLIHLYAAQQSQERTYFITEYLSGGSLDDLISMCGCMDISNIRFYTAEIVCGLQFLHGRNIIHRDLKPENIMLDADGHIRIIDLGLAQDGVTTSDKIYGVAGTIHYMAPEMLLKTGYGAAVDWWSLGIVVCRMAGCPPFYNGPVRKMAQDAIISEKPYIPSWFDADLKDLVKKLLCQNPEKRLGVCGNIREHPFFSTIGWEELEERRAQPPFTPCESVLEKQHLQWPEDKRALHPVAEFNYMSPSWARLMRTSGL; via the exons ATGGCCATCAAAATGATCACCAAAAAAGGGGATAATGAAGATGCGCTAATGAGAGAGAGGCGGATACTCCTTGCGGCCAGAGACTGCCCATTCCTAATCCACCTCTATGCCGCACAGCAGTCTCAGGAGCGCACGTATTTTATTACGGAGTATCTGTCCGGGGGCAGCCTGGATGATTTGATCAGCATGTGTGGCTGCATGGACATCAGCAATATAAG ATTTTACACGGCAGAGATTGTGTGTGGCCTCCAGTTCCTCCATGGACGTAACATCATCCACCG agatcTAAAGCCGGAGAACATCATGTTGGATGCCGACGGCCACATCCGTATCATCGACCTCGGGCTGGCCCAAGATGGTGTCACCACCTCCGATAAGATCTATGGAGTGGCGGGAACCATCCATTACATGGCCCCTGAGATGCTTCTTAAAACAGGATATGGCGCAGCAGTTGACTGGTGGAGCCTGGGCATTGTGGTGTGCAGAATGGCAGGATGCCCCCCATTTTACAACGGCCCTGTCAGAAAAATGGCCCAGGACGCCATCATCAGTGAGAAGCCATATATTCCATCTTGGTTTGATGCAGACTTGAAAGATCTTGTCAAAAAACTGCTGTGCCAAAATCCTGAGAAGCGTTTGGGTGTGTGCGGGAACATCCGAGAGCATCCATTCTTTTCCACCATCGGCTGGGAGGAACTGGAGGAAAGGAGAGCACAGCCACCATTTACACCATGTGAGTCTGTTCTGGAGAAGCAACATCTGCAGTGGCCGGAGGATAAAAGAGCCCTTCACCCCGTGGCCGAATTTAACTATATGTCACCAAGCTGGGCCCG GTTGATGAGAACATCTGGACTGTGA